The Dethiosulfovibrio peptidovorans nucleotide sequence TACCAATCCGGAGAAGGAAGATAAGGAGTTTGTGCGGGGCATTGAAGAAGATATCCGCTGGATGGGCTTTCAGTGGGAAGGCGAGCCGCGTCACGCTTCATCGTATTTTGAGCAGTTTTATCAGTGGGCCGTGGAGCTGGTAAAGGCGGGAAAGGCCTATGTGGACCACCAGAGTGCCGAAGAGATTGCGGAAAACCGCGGTACGCCCACGCGGCCCGGTGTGGACTCGTCTTACCGCAGCCGCAGTGTGGAAGAGAATCTGGAGCTGCTGGAAAAAATGAAGGCCGGCGAATTTGATGAAGGGGAGTGCATACTGCGGGCCAAAATTGCCATGGACCATGTGAACATCCTGATGCGCGACCCGGCCATTTACCGCATCCGCAAGGAAGCGCATCATCAGACTGGGAATCAATGGTGCATTTATCCCATGTACGATTTTGCCCACGGCTATGAGGATGCCATTGAAGGGGTTACCCATTCGCTGTGCTCTCTGGAGTTTGAAAATCACCGTCCGCTTTACGACTGGTTTCTTGAAAACGTGTCGGTGCCCCACCGGCCGCATCAGTACGAATTTGCCCGTCTGAATCTGACGCATACCATAATGAGCAAGCGCCATCTGCGCCGTCTGGTGGAGGAAGGGCTGGTGCATGGCTGGGACGATCCCCGCATGCCCACGCTCAAGGGAATGCGCCGGCGGGGTTATCCGCCTGCGGCCATACGGAAGTTCATTGAGGAAATTGGTGTCAGCAAGGTGAACAGTCTGGTGGATATGGAGTTTCTCTTTTTCCATATCCGCGAGGAGCTGAACCGCTGCGCAGAGCGGCGGATGGCGGTTCTGAATCCCCTGAAGCTGACCATTACCAACTGGCCCGCGGGTAAAACAGAAGTGTTTCAGGCGGAAAACAACCCGGAGAATCCCGAGGCCGGTTTCCGTGACATTGAATTTTCCGGAGAGCTCTGGGTGGAGCGGAGCGACTACATGGACGATGCGCCCAGAAAGTGGTTCCGCATGGCTCCGGGCCGGGAGGTCCGCCTGAAATACGCCTACTACATTAGGGTGAACGAGGTGCTGCGTGACAACTCCGGTGAGCCTGTGGAGCTTCTGTGCACTTACGACCCTGAAAGCCGGGGAGGCCAGAGTCCTAACGGTCGGAAGGTGAAGGGCACGCTGCACTGGCTTTCCCGCCACAATGCCGTATCAGCGGAAGTGCGTCTTTACGACCACCTGATAACGCTGGAAGATGTTTCACAGGTGGAGGAAGATAAGGATTTTACCCACTACCTGAACCCGCATTCTGAAACGGTTTTGGAGAAGGCCTTTATAGAGCCGGCTTTGGCGTCCGCGGCGCCGGAGGAGCGTTTTCAGTTTATGCGCAACGGGTATTTTGTGGCGGACCGGGAAGAGCATGCGCCGGGCACAAAACCGGTTTTTAACCGGATTGTGGGGCTGCGCGACTCCTGGGCCAAAATCTCCAAAAAGAACCAGGTGTAACGGGGCCATTATGCTGGAGCAGTTTGGTGAAAAAACGGCCGGGCGGAAGTTGTTCTCATTCGCGGAAATCTACTCCATTTCCGTGAAGGCTTTCAGAAGTATGCGTCCCTTCCGTGAGGCGGCAGAGAAGGGGCTGGTTTCCGACAGGCTGAAAGAGCGTATTATGCTCTCGGTAACCGCCGTGAACGGCTGTGAGGTGTGTTCCTATTTCCATACTGGACAGGCACTGAAGGCCGGCCTGGATAACAGTGAAATTCAACAGTTCCTTGCCGGTGAGTTTCCGGATGTACCGGAGGACGAGGCGGCTGCCGTGC carries:
- the glnS gene encoding glutamine--tRNA ligase, yielding MRGIEEDIRWMGFQWEGEPRHASSYFEQFYQWAVELVKAGKAYVDHQSAEEIAENRGTPTRPGVDSSYRSRSVEENLELLEKMKAGEFDEGECILRAKIAMDHVNILMRDPAIYRIRKEAHHQTGNQWCIYPMYDFAHGYEDAIEGVTHSLCSLEFENHRPLYDWFLENVSVPHRPHQYEFARLNLTHTIMSKRHLRRLVEEGLVHGWDDPRMPTLKGMRRRGYPPAAIRKFIEEIGVSKVNSLVDMEFLFFHIREELNRCAERRMAVLNPLKLTITNWPAGKTEVFQAENNPENPEAGFRDIEFSGELWVERSDYMDDAPRKWFRMAPGREVRLKYAYYIRVNEVLRDNSGEPVELLCTYDPESRGGQSPNGRKVKGTLHWLSRHNAVSAEVRLYDHLITLEDVSQVEEDKDFTHYLNPHSETVLEKAFIEPALASAAPEERFQFMRNGYFVADREEHAPGTKPVFNRIVGLRDSWAKISKKNQV
- a CDS encoding alkylhydroperoxidase, with protein sequence MLEQFGEKTAGRKLFSFAEIYSISVKAFRSMRPFREAAEKGLVSDRLKERIMLSVTAVNGCEVCSYFHTGQALKAGLDNSEIQQFLAGEFPDVPEDEAAAVLFAQYYADKRGRVDRETWQSLEERYGRERACGILAATRMIM